From the genome of Glycine max cultivar Williams 82 chromosome 2, Glycine_max_v4.0, whole genome shotgun sequence, one region includes:
- the LOC100798458 gene encoding potassium transporter 1 gives MNPSEQFVEHGMSQQNLKRTSCATVLTLAYQSLGIVYGDLSTSPLYVYKTTFSGKLRLKEDEEEIFGVLSFIFWTFTIIALFKYVFIVMSADDNGEGGTFALYSLLCRHARLSILPNQQATDEKLSAYTTQDSADTWLSANLKLFFEKHPRFQKGLLIFVLLGTCMTIGDGVITPAISVFSAVSGVQVKIKGLHENYVVIISCVILLVLFSIQHHGTHRVAFMFAPVVAAWLLCISGIGVYNIFYWNRQIYRALSPLYMLKFLRATGIEGWMSLGGVVLSITGVEAMYAALGHFSALSIKVAFTCLVYPCLILAYMGEAAFLSKHHHDIQESFYKAIPETVFWPVFIVATLAAIVGSQAVISATFSIVSQCCALNCFPPVKIVHTSSRIYGQIYVPEVNWILMCLCLAVTIGLRDIDMMGHAYGLATTTVMFVTTCLMTLVMVIVWKQGIIKAIICLVLFGSIELLYISASICKVPEGGWIPLVLSFIFMSIMFTWNYGTMKKHEFDVENKVSMSKILSLGPCLGMVRVPGIGVIFSNLASGVPAIFGHFVTNLPAFHQVLVFVCVKSVQVPCVSDNERLVISRIGPKEYRMFCCIVRYGYKDLQQENYNFENKLVSAIIQFVEIEESDPAPTPEEFSMDDGNLNMEHLGVSPHTLSSSCYIEKNFPFSCVLRVKKNDNDHLQETPYKDESMQILKAKESGVTYILGHSYAEAKKSSTILKKFAINVVYAFLSKNCRDPDGFLNVAHTSLLEVGMVYHV, from the exons ATGAATCCATCTGAGCAATTTGTGGAACATGGAATGTCTCAGCAG AATTTAAAGAGAACATCTTGTGCAACTGTGCTCACTCTAGCATACCAAAGTCTTGGAATAGTTTATGGTGACCTCAGCACTTCTCCTCTTTATGTTTACAAGACCACGTTCTCAGGGAAATTGAGGctcaaagaagatgaagaggaaATTTTTGGCGTGCTTTCATTTATCTTCTGGACATTTACCATTATTGCTCTCttcaaatatgttttcattGTTATGTCTGCTGATGACAATGGGGAAG GAGGTACCTTTGCATTGTACTCACTTCTCTGCCGGCATGCAAGACTAAGCATTTTACCTAATCAGCAAGCCACAGATGAGAAATTATCGGCATATACCACACAAGATTCTGCTGACACATGGCTGTCTGCTAATTTGAAGTTGTTCTTTGAAAAGCACCCAAGGTTCCAGAAAGGACTGTTGATCTTTGTTCTGCTAGGAACCTGTATGACAATTGGTGATGGTGTGATTACTCCTGCAATATCAG TTTTTTCAGCAGTTTCAGGAGTTCAAGTTAAGATCAAAGGACTCCATGAAA ATTATGTTGTCATAATCTCATGTGTCATTTTGTTGGTCCTTTTCTCCATTCAACATCATGGGACACATAGAGTTGCCTTCATGTTTGCCCCAGTAGTTGCAGCATGGCTTTTGTGCATCAGTGGTATTGGTGTATACAACATATTCTACTGGAACCGACAAATATACCGTGCACTTTCTCCACTCTACATGTTGAAGTTCCTCAGAGCCACTGGCATTGAAGGATGGATGTCATTAGGTGGAGTTGTGCTTTCAATCACAG GAGTGGAGGCAATGTATGCTGCCTTGGGTCATTTTTCTGCACTCTCAATAAAG GTGGCTTTCACATGTCTAGTGTATCCCTGCCTGATTTTGGCATATATGGGTGAGGCCGCGTTTCTCTCTAAGCATCATCATGACATTCAAGAAAGTTTCTACAAAGCCATACCAG AAACTGTATTTTGGCCAGTTTTCATAGTGGCCACTCTTGCTGCCATTGTTGGAAGTCAAGCAGTGATTTCGGCTACCTTTTCCATTGTAAGCCAGTGTTGTGCACTAAATTGTTTTCCTCCGGTTAAGATTGTTCATACTTCAAGCAGAATATACGGACAGATTTATGTCCCAGAAGTCAATTGGATATTAATGTGCCTTTGTTTAGCTGTGACAATTGGCCTAAGGGATATTGACATGATGGGTCATGCATATG GGCTGGCCACCACCACTGTTATGTTTGTGACAACATGCTTGATGACACTAGTAATGGTGATTGTTTGGAAGCAAGGAATAATAAAAGCCATTATATGTTTGGTATTGTTTGGATCAATTGAACTGCTTTACATCTCGGCTTCTATCTGCAAAGTTCCTGAAGGAGGATGGATCCCCCTTGTgctatcttttatctttatgaGTATAATGTTCACTTGGAACTATGGAACAATGAAGAAACATGAATTTGATGTGGAGAACAAGGTTTCAATGAGCAAGATACTATCCTTGGGACCTTGCTTAGGCATGGTCCGTGTCCCGGGAATAGGGGTCATTTTCAGCAATCTGGCTTCAGGTGTTCCAGCTATTTTTGGCCATTTTGTTACAAACTTGCCAGCATTCCATCAGGTGTTAGTTTTTGTATGTGTCAAATCAGTTCAAGTCCCTTGTGTCAGTGACAACGAACGGTTGGTCATCAGCAGGATTGGCCCGAAGGAGTACCGCATGTTTTGTTGCATTGTCAGGTACGGCTACAAGGATCTGCAACAAGAGAACTACAATTTTGAGAACAAATTGGTAAGTGCAATAATACAATTTGTAGAAATAGAAGAGAGTGATCCAGCACCAACACCAGAAGAATTTTCTATGGATGATGGAAACTTAAATATGGAACACCTTGGTGTTTCACCACACACTTTGAGTAGCTCATGTTACATAGAGaaaaattttccattttcatgTGTTTTACGTGTGAAGAAGAATGACAATGATCATCTTCAAGAGACTCCCTATAAAGATGAGTCTATGCAGATTTTAAAAGCCAAGGAGTCTGGTGTTACCTATATACTTGGACATTCCTATGCAGAGGCAAAGAAATCATCCACCATTCTAAAGAAATTTGCCATTAATGTTGTTTATGCTTTTCTAAGCAAAAATTGCAGAGACCCTGATGGTTTCTTGAACGTAGCTCATACTTCTTTGCTAGAAGTTGGTATGGTTTACCATGTCTAA
- the LOC100808713 gene encoding protein CHUP1, chloroplastic isoform X3, translating to MREGETMLQEENESEIITSLKKKLEVHMARNELLLKENQELREEVVRLKSQIISLKAHNMERKSVLWKKIQKSIDDNNNSEAHQQHKAPPVQVITGEKSSQYENVHTNPNFKDTTPKKDKPAAIVTPAPPPRPSPTLLLPLHKKEKGLKVQQAIAPPPPPTPPKLSSVGLKTLRRVPEVIELYRSLTQKDANMENRIHSNGIPTVAFTRNMIEEIENRSTYLSAIKSEVQRQGEFISFLIKEVESTSFADVSEVEAFVKWLDGELSSLVDERSVLKHFPQWPEQKVDALREAACNYRDLKNLESEVSSYEDNPKESLAQTLRKIQALQDRLERSVSAKERMRESTSKRYKNFHIPWEWMLDIGIIGQMKLSSLRLAKEFMKRMTKELVSNELLQEDNLFVQGVKFAFRVHQVALILRPYKHFKN from the exons ATGAGGGAAGGGGAGACAATGCTACAGGAAGAGAATGAGTCTGAGATCATCACATCTCTTAAGAAAAAACTTGAAGTCCACATGGCAAGGAATGAGTTACTACTGAAGGAAAATCAGGAACTCAGAGAAGAAGTAGTTCGGTTAAAGTCACAGATAATTTCACTTAAAGCACACAACATGGAGAGGAAATCCGTTCTATGGAAGAAGATACAGAAATCCATAGATGACAACAACAATTCAGAAGCACATCAACAACATAAAGCACCACCAGTTCAGGTAATCACAGGTGAAAAGAGTTCACAGTATGAGAATGTGCATACAAATCCAAATTTCAAAGACACAACACCTAAAAAAGACAAACCAGCAGCAATAGTAACACCAGCTCCGCCACCAAGGCCTTCTCCCACCCTCCTTCTTCCTTTacataaaaaagagaaaggacTTAAAGTGCAGCAAGCAatagcaccaccaccacctccaacACCACCAAAATTATCATCGGTTGGGTTAAAAACTCTGCGCCGTGTGCCTGAAGTAATCGAATTGTATCGTTCCCTAACACAAAAGGATGCTAACATGGAAAACAGAATACATTCCAATGGAATTCCCACAGTAGCATTCACCAGAAACATGATTGAGGAAATTGAAAACCGCTCAACTTATCTCTCAGCT ATAAAATCAGAAGTTCAAAGACAAGGGGAATTCATCAGTTTCTTAATTAAGGAGGTTGAGTCTACCTCTTTTGCAGATGTTTCTGAGGTGGAAGCATTTGTCAAATGGCTAGATGGGGAACTATCTTCATTGGTGGATGAAAGGTCAGTGCTAAAACATTTTCCTCAATGGCCAGAACAAAAAGTAGATGCACTCAGAGAAGCAGCTTGTAACTACAGAGATCTGAAGAACCTTGAATCTGAAGTTTCATCCTATGAGGACAATCCCAAAGAGTCATTGGCTCAGACTTTGAGAAAGATACAAGCACTGCAAGACAG GTTGGAGAGAAGTGTAAGTGCTAAAGAGAGGATGAGGGAGAGTACTAGCAAGAGATACAAGAATTTCCATATCCCTTGGGAATGGATGCTGGACATAGGCATTATTGGTCAG ATGAAGCTAAGTTCATTGAGGCTGGCAAAGGAATTCATGAAACGGATGACAAAGGAATTAGTGTCAAATGAACTTTTGCAGGAAGATAACCTTTTTGTACAAGGAGTTAAGTTTGCATTCAGAGTGCACCAG GTGGCTTTGATCTTGAGACCATACAAGCATTTCAAGAATTGA
- the LOC100808713 gene encoding protein CHUP1, chloroplastic isoform X2 — MREGETMLQEENESEIITSLKKKLEVHMARNELLLKENQELREEVVRLKSQIISLKAHNMERKSVLWKKIQKSIDDNNNSEAHQQHKAPPVQVITGEKSSQYENVHTNPNFKDTTPKKDKPAAIVTPAPPPRPSPTLLLPLHKKEKGLKVQQAIAPPPPPTPPKLSSVGLKTLRRVPEVIELYRSLTQKDANMENRIHSNGIPTVAFTRNMIEEIENRSTYLSAIKSEVQRQGEFISFLIKEVESTSFADVSEVEAFVKWLDGELSSLVDERSVLKHFPQWPEQKVDALREAACNYRDLKNLESEVSSYEDNPKESLAQTLRKIQALQDRLERSVSAKERMRESTSKRYKNFHIPWEWMLDIGIIGQMKLSSLRLAKEFMKRMTKELVSNELLQEDNLFVQGVKFAFRVHQPFSLQVALILRPYKHFKN; from the exons ATGAGGGAAGGGGAGACAATGCTACAGGAAGAGAATGAGTCTGAGATCATCACATCTCTTAAGAAAAAACTTGAAGTCCACATGGCAAGGAATGAGTTACTACTGAAGGAAAATCAGGAACTCAGAGAAGAAGTAGTTCGGTTAAAGTCACAGATAATTTCACTTAAAGCACACAACATGGAGAGGAAATCCGTTCTATGGAAGAAGATACAGAAATCCATAGATGACAACAACAATTCAGAAGCACATCAACAACATAAAGCACCACCAGTTCAGGTAATCACAGGTGAAAAGAGTTCACAGTATGAGAATGTGCATACAAATCCAAATTTCAAAGACACAACACCTAAAAAAGACAAACCAGCAGCAATAGTAACACCAGCTCCGCCACCAAGGCCTTCTCCCACCCTCCTTCTTCCTTTacataaaaaagagaaaggacTTAAAGTGCAGCAAGCAatagcaccaccaccacctccaacACCACCAAAATTATCATCGGTTGGGTTAAAAACTCTGCGCCGTGTGCCTGAAGTAATCGAATTGTATCGTTCCCTAACACAAAAGGATGCTAACATGGAAAACAGAATACATTCCAATGGAATTCCCACAGTAGCATTCACCAGAAACATGATTGAGGAAATTGAAAACCGCTCAACTTATCTCTCAGCT ATAAAATCAGAAGTTCAAAGACAAGGGGAATTCATCAGTTTCTTAATTAAGGAGGTTGAGTCTACCTCTTTTGCAGATGTTTCTGAGGTGGAAGCATTTGTCAAATGGCTAGATGGGGAACTATCTTCATTGGTGGATGAAAGGTCAGTGCTAAAACATTTTCCTCAATGGCCAGAACAAAAAGTAGATGCACTCAGAGAAGCAGCTTGTAACTACAGAGATCTGAAGAACCTTGAATCTGAAGTTTCATCCTATGAGGACAATCCCAAAGAGTCATTGGCTCAGACTTTGAGAAAGATACAAGCACTGCAAGACAG GTTGGAGAGAAGTGTAAGTGCTAAAGAGAGGATGAGGGAGAGTACTAGCAAGAGATACAAGAATTTCCATATCCCTTGGGAATGGATGCTGGACATAGGCATTATTGGTCAG ATGAAGCTAAGTTCATTGAGGCTGGCAAAGGAATTCATGAAACGGATGACAAAGGAATTAGTGTCAAATGAACTTTTGCAGGAAGATAACCTTTTTGTACAAGGAGTTAAGTTTGCATTCAGAGTGCACCAG CCTTTCAGTTTGCAGGTGGCTTTGATCTTGAGACCATACAAGCATTTCAAGAATTGA
- the LOC100808713 gene encoding protein CHUP1, chloroplastic isoform X1 encodes MREGETMLQEENESEIITSLKKKLEVHMARNELLLKENQELREEVVRLKSQIISLKAHNMERKSVLWKKIQKSIDDNNNSEAHQQHKAPPVQVITGEKSSQYENVHTNPNFKDTTPKKDKPAAIVTPAPPPRPSPTLLLPLHKKEKGLKVQQAIAPPPPPTPPKLSSVGLKTLRRVPEVIELYRSLTQKDANMENRIHSNGIPTVAFTRNMIEEIENRSTYLSAIKSEVQRQGEFISFLIKEVESTSFADVSEVEAFVKWLDGELSSLVDERSVLKHFPQWPEQKVDALREAACNYRDLKNLESEVSSYEDNPKESLAQTLRKIQALQDRLERSVSAKERMRESTSKRYKNFHIPWEWMLDIGIIGQMKLSSLRLAKEFMKRMTKELVSNELLQEDNLFVQGVKFAFRVHQFAGGFDLETIQAFQELKKIGCAIPSYSNLIKCPKLVKTCQKPVC; translated from the exons ATGAGGGAAGGGGAGACAATGCTACAGGAAGAGAATGAGTCTGAGATCATCACATCTCTTAAGAAAAAACTTGAAGTCCACATGGCAAGGAATGAGTTACTACTGAAGGAAAATCAGGAACTCAGAGAAGAAGTAGTTCGGTTAAAGTCACAGATAATTTCACTTAAAGCACACAACATGGAGAGGAAATCCGTTCTATGGAAGAAGATACAGAAATCCATAGATGACAACAACAATTCAGAAGCACATCAACAACATAAAGCACCACCAGTTCAGGTAATCACAGGTGAAAAGAGTTCACAGTATGAGAATGTGCATACAAATCCAAATTTCAAAGACACAACACCTAAAAAAGACAAACCAGCAGCAATAGTAACACCAGCTCCGCCACCAAGGCCTTCTCCCACCCTCCTTCTTCCTTTacataaaaaagagaaaggacTTAAAGTGCAGCAAGCAatagcaccaccaccacctccaacACCACCAAAATTATCATCGGTTGGGTTAAAAACTCTGCGCCGTGTGCCTGAAGTAATCGAATTGTATCGTTCCCTAACACAAAAGGATGCTAACATGGAAAACAGAATACATTCCAATGGAATTCCCACAGTAGCATTCACCAGAAACATGATTGAGGAAATTGAAAACCGCTCAACTTATCTCTCAGCT ATAAAATCAGAAGTTCAAAGACAAGGGGAATTCATCAGTTTCTTAATTAAGGAGGTTGAGTCTACCTCTTTTGCAGATGTTTCTGAGGTGGAAGCATTTGTCAAATGGCTAGATGGGGAACTATCTTCATTGGTGGATGAAAGGTCAGTGCTAAAACATTTTCCTCAATGGCCAGAACAAAAAGTAGATGCACTCAGAGAAGCAGCTTGTAACTACAGAGATCTGAAGAACCTTGAATCTGAAGTTTCATCCTATGAGGACAATCCCAAAGAGTCATTGGCTCAGACTTTGAGAAAGATACAAGCACTGCAAGACAG GTTGGAGAGAAGTGTAAGTGCTAAAGAGAGGATGAGGGAGAGTACTAGCAAGAGATACAAGAATTTCCATATCCCTTGGGAATGGATGCTGGACATAGGCATTATTGGTCAG ATGAAGCTAAGTTCATTGAGGCTGGCAAAGGAATTCATGAAACGGATGACAAAGGAATTAGTGTCAAATGAACTTTTGCAGGAAGATAACCTTTTTGTACAAGGAGTTAAGTTTGCATTCAGAGTGCACCAG TTTGCAGGTGGCTTTGATCTTGAGACCATACAAGCATTTCAAGAATTGAAGAAGATTGGTTGTGCTATACCAAGCTATAGTAATCTGATAAAATGCCCCAAACTTGTTAAAACTTGCCAGAAACCTGTATGTTAA